In Lycium ferocissimum isolate CSIRO_LF1 chromosome 3, AGI_CSIRO_Lferr_CH_V1, whole genome shotgun sequence, the genomic window GGCAGAATAATTAAACTAAAAACATCTAGTCTTTACTGAAAGAGTTTCATAAAAACCTTTCACAAATTAGGATTAGGAAAAGGTTTTTAAGTTTTCCAAAGATGCTTAATCTAAGAGATAGAAGATGTACAATATTTTTATTCAAATGGAAATTGGTAAGTTAAACATTGGATGTTTGTTTACCTCACAAATTACACCGAATAGATGTGTTTACCATAGTTACCCAAAAAAAGGTTTTTGCTATAGTATCACCTTTCAAGACGGATCATTTCAGCAtctaaaaatcaaataaattcCACGTCTACATGGTGTCACACCGTATTGAATTGCCAACGGTTTACGCTGACCCTGAGCAATGGTCACACTTTATTTGCTTCCAAGAAAAAACAGAGGATTGAAAATCATTACTAGCTATGTATGTTTGGTTATGTGAATACAGAAGCATACTGAGCAAGTAAAGAGAAAGCCACTGAAACCACTTCGGAAGCACATTCTTTTTCCAAACTGCCTAACCTTCAGCTTTTTCTCAAATTTATACATAGTTAATAAAGTTCAAGCTAAAAGTAATTTTCACATAAAGAATAAGCTTTGTGTTGACTTGTTTCCACACAAGGAGACAACTTGCACAGGCATGCTCATAAACATGACACAGAACTGCATCAACAATTAAGGTCGCCTTAGGCAAGTATTTAAGAAAACCAGCTATTGGGAAATGTACCTGAGTTCTTAGCCTGGAAACTTCTTCAAGGAGGAACTTATTTGATTCTGACAACTTTTCCTGCATAATTAGCGCAGATGAAGACACAACTTTTGGTTCTGGAGGAACCTTCAAATGAGTTGGGTAAGCTAAAGCCTTTGAATTTTGAGTTCTCGTGTGGTGTCCTCTTCCTCTTCTGAGAAATTCAGGACAAGGAACTTGTCCCCATCTTGGAAAACCATCCAACAAAGATTCAATCAGATCTAACCAATGCTTACTTTCCTCTACATTGTAACATTGACTGTTGTCACTAGAATATCTTCTTGTTGACATCATTCGACTTGATATACTATTTGACTCTTCCCCCTCTTCCTTCTGAGTTATCAATAACGGTCTAGGGCTATGCTTTTCCTGTCTGCTCGATTGAGCAAGCCTTTGCAATTGGCAGAAACAGGGATCACATACCCAAAAAGCTTTAGTTTTGTCCAGGCCCAAGGATGCATTTGTGGTTTTCTTGTTGCAGCATGCACGGCAAAATAAAAGACCACAATTGTAACAATTCTGCTTCTTCCTTCTAATCCCAAAAGCCATGCCACATCCTCTGCAAACTGATTGATCAGTACTTGATATGGATTTATGCAAACATATTGCAGCAGTGGAATTTGATCCGCACACAATTTGTTCCACTTGCCTGTCTCTTAGAGCCTCAACCAAGGTTGGGCAATCTCTTTCTTCTGTATCACCTAATCCTAACTGTCCATTTGAACCTTTACCCCACGTGTAGACATTTCCCTTAGATGTAAGCACAGCGACATGATATGATCCTGAAGAGATCCATGTAACAAACTCGTCTTTAAGTTTCCCTTGCACCGCGACTACTGATTCACCTTTGGCTTGTGGATTACCCAGCTGCCCGTGCTTCGAGCTTCCCATTGTATAAACCTCTCCTGTTCTAGACAGGGCAATGGTTAAGGTGTTTGCACAGGCAACTTGAATGAAATCATGATCCACAAGTTTAGCTACACATGTTGGTAAAAGCTTTCTCTCATTATCGGAGCTGCCAAGCTTTCCATAATCCCCATCACCCCATATAAAAAGCTTCACACCGAGATTGTTGAATTTAAGGTGATGAGTAGATATTTCGACTAATGCAGCCATATGCCACGGTCCACATGCAACAGATTTCACCCGCAAACCTCTAAGGGACTCAACTTCTTTGGGGTGAGCCACACTTTGAAGATTTCCGTGACCAAGAACACCAAAAGTTCCATTTCCATAAGTAAACAATTGTCCAGATGTTGAAACAATTCCTGTGTGCCATTCCCCACAAGCAACGTAAGATATTTTCACACCATCCAAAGAACCGCAAACTCTATTTGGCAGCCAATTATAACTTCTCATCTTTGTTTCAGCACCAAAATTGTCACCCCATGTATACAGTTCACCAGAAGTTGTCAAGGCACATGTATGGTATTCACCACAACTGACAGATTTTACATGAACCCTGTTAAGGGAGTCGACGATTTTTGGGCGTGGAGTGTCCATAACAAGTTTATGTCCAAGCCTTCCGTTCTTTCCTTCACCCCAGCAAAACACTTCACCTTGTTTGGTGACTAAGGCAGCATGACTCCTTCCTATTGATATCGTTTGTACATCAAGCATCGTAGTTGACTCCAGAAGTTTCGGTAATAATGCATCCACCTTAACTTCCCCATACCCCAAATATCCTCCTTCTCCACCTTCTCCCCAAATAAAAACATCCCTTAAAACATATTTTCCTAGTAGTCTTGACTTGTGAGTGGACGATAACGATGGAGTAAACATATCATTTTGGATAATGCCATCACACAATGCTCTTTTCTGGCTTAGATATTTTGGTTCCAAAGATGAAGAATTTGTGATAACATTATCCATTCCGTCGTGCACACTTGATAGGCTTGATTGCGGAAGAAAGATGTCATAGGGACGtgataagccatcacaagaccACTTCTCTGAAAATGATTGAGCGGGACTCCCTGATAAGCTGCGaaccttaaaaaaataaatttatatcatTTTTAGAGTTATGGAAAAGCACCTATACATTTTGTCATTTCTGTTAGACAGCAAATACAGTTCAGATCACATTATAACAAGATACAGCCagccaaaaaggaaaatgacAATTGTAGAgaaacaaagaaggaaaggcaTGTTGCTTTTACAGATACTTGAACTATaaagtcaaaaaagaaaaagagataagCATCCAGTTTCAAGGTATAAGTATCTGTAAATCAACAGAaacattttgagaaaaaatagaATACCAGTTTCAAGGTACATGTCTCCTACTCAACAAAAACATTTGGACAAAATAGAAAATACAAGACACAAACCCGTTATGCAGAAAAGGCCcttaataaaaatgttataacCATGAGTTTATGGTTTTAGCTTTACACATTACTTTCTATAATTCTCACGCCGGAAGAGAATACAAGTTGAAAATTGTCAACTGGCAGCTACTTAGTGGAATTAATAGACAACAGACATCCTTAATATATGACTTTTTCTTAGTCATGAATTAGGAGATTAATATAAGGATGTATGTGGTTTTGTTCGCACACTTGCggaaatggaaaaaagaaaatttactccctctgtttcaatttatgtgaacctatttcctttttagtcagtgccaaaatgaatgacctctttcctaatttggaaacaaattcactttatgaaatgatttacagccacacaaatattcaagacttattttgaaccacaagtttcaaaagtcttcactctttcttaaatgtcatgcccagtcaaatgggttcacataaattgaaacggagggagtataagatACATGTAATAGACTAAGTATATGTTAGAAGACTACTGAAGCTGAAACAAGAGTGGATCGAACAAACCTTGGAAGCAAAGGTTttctcataaaataaaaatgaaaaatgtgcCACACATCAAAAAGGTCGTGAAGGTTAACGAGGTAGAGGATGATTGATGAGTTATGTTATGTTGtcgttttgatgatttgacaaacatgTTAAGGACCAGGTCCTTGATCAAGTCCCTGGGCACTGTACGAAACACGACAACTAGAAAAGCTGTGTGCACTGTTCTGACTAGCACAACTGCAGTGGCAAGCTGGAGGTCAAACCTGTAGCTAAAGGTCTCTATCCATGGTCACATGCTTCTCACATGTTCCTCACTTGgccccctatacatacaacatgtTGGTATGGTTTAACCTAACACTTGAAAATCTAAAAAGGCTATTTTTCTCTCAAGTGCAGCCGCCACTCCTCTCAaggtgctctcaagaacaaagcctCAACAAGCCAAAGGACCAGATCCCTGAATTGAAGATGCTTTATGTCCTTAGGCTGTTAAGTCTTTGTTCCTTTGTTctataaattgtaaacctactcttctcttttaaGAAGCTGTTTGTAGGTGCTTGAATTCTCAAGGGCTGCTTGCAAGAAGTTTATCTTCACAAGCTTTTGAGTgatacactaggctagagttagtctaggtgtattgtTTTGAATTCTCAGaagttgtttgtgggctgtttgcCTACTTAACCTTTGAGTGGTAGACTTGTCCAGGGATAGGCAAGGTGTATTAGTTTgcttggctagaggtagtcaagagAGAGTTGCTTACAATAGGGTCATTGTCAAGGAGAGGATTAAGAGTTCAATTCCTAGGTTGCGATAGGTTGTAATCTAAACATTGCTCGgttagtgaagttggaaatcgTCTTTTGGGGTatgtcgtgatttttaatcccttgagcaaggagttttccacgtaaaataTCACACACTTATTTACTTTCCAGCATTATCGTGAAAGTCCCTTGATTCGGACTAAGTCCGGACCGTTTTGGTGAACTTCGGATCGTGAACTCAGAAAGTGTGAACTCATAGGttctatcaattggtatcagagcgggttctttctaaaagggtAATACCTAGAAAGGATCCTCATCATGGCTAGTTCACCAAACATGAAGAAAGGAGAATCTTTCACAAGACCACCAAGGTTCAATGGAGAATTCTATGAATGGTGGAAGGCAATAATGCGGGATTTTATTTTGATCGAGGACCCTGAGTTGTGGTATATTATTTGTGACGGCACTCATGCTTCTGCCGAAGATTGTGAGGTTAAAGAAAAGGCAGAtccaaaagaaaatgaagaaaacaagaagcaaagaaggaagaagaagaagaagaaatgtgtCAGATCACAAAAGAAAAGTGACTCAAGTGGAgatgagtttgaaatgatgcAGATCCTTTGAAGGCTTGTCAAAGTTAAGAAGCAGCAGCAGAAAtgtcaaagaagaaaaagagaagtaCCAGGTACCTGGGGACAAGCTCAACTCAAAAACGAAAGCTGACACCTTGGTTGAGGAAGCTTTAGCTGTCTAGGAAGACTCCTCAGATGAATCTGAAGATGGTAGGGATGCAAGGAGAAACAGAGAAGATGTTGAAAGCAAACCAAGATGACCGAGACTTGGTCCTCGAACAAAGAAGAGCCTGTTACCTGCCTGGGCGAGGAGACATCTAGTTCATC contains:
- the LOC132050131 gene encoding PH, RCC1 and FYVE domains-containing protein 1-like; amino-acid sequence: MGDEHLFIVTSDRAVEQAIIALKKGAHLLKYGRRGKPRFCPLRLSTDEKFLIWYSGEKENQLSLSAVTDIIRGAIGLISTTEMDSQCISLIYGNSNHTLDLICKDRMQAATWFLGLRAVISRSRHGLVENMKSKRGVQSCISSPVGYMRRKHNLGLSVKKSRISQVRSLSGSPAQSFSEKWSCDGLSRPYDIFLPQSSLSSVHDGMDNVITNSSSLEPKYLSQKRALCDGIIQNDMFTPSLSSTHKSRLLGKYVLRDVFIWGEGGEGGYLGYGEVKVDALLPKLLESTTMLDVQTISIGRSHAALVTKQGEVFCWGEGKNGRLGHKLVMDTPRPKIVDSLNRVHVKSVSCGEYHTCALTTSGELYTWGDNFGAETKMRSYNWLPNRVCGSLDGVKISYVACGEWHTGIVSTSGQLFTYGNGTFGVLGHGNLQSVAHPKEVESLRGLRVKSVACGPWHMAALVEISTHHLKFNNLGVKLFIWGDGDYGKLGSSDNERKLLPTCVAKLVDHDFIQVACANTLTIALSRTGEVYTMGSSKHGQLGNPQAKGESVVAVQGKLKDEFVTWISSGSYHVAVLTSKGNVYTWGKGSNGQLGLGDTEERDCPTLVEALRDRQVEQIVCGSNSTAAICLHKSISSTDQSVCRGCGMAFGIRRKKQNCYNCGLLFCRACCNKKTTNASLGLDKTKAFWVCDPCFCQLQRLAQSSRQEKHSPRPLLITQKEEGEESNSISSRMMSTRRYSSDNSQCYNVEESKHWLDLIESLLDGFPRWGQVPCPEFLRRGRGHHTRTQNSKALAYPTHLKVPPEPKVVSSSALIMQEKLSESNKFLLEEVSRLRTQLQTMSESLYFARRETKNEAVEDRKVDSLLASPIVFSKNKRSLYNKKQNYADDLEVEWVEECQPGVLITFTISPTGNKKIKRVKFSWQEFTKKEANKWWEENQLWVYRKYDVEGYTNMSQDITKI